In Bacillota bacterium, one DNA window encodes the following:
- a CDS encoding site-specific DNA-methyltransferase produces the protein MSTSCAKDGKRSTSPFWTRLSIKGKTTTSLKTIFLRSPTGSGWSRYVSWSTAAPLRARLSTSCNARRTPKVLRVLRETGWTLQNLIIWLKRTSAVPVRNSFGKQYQIIAFATKGESPRVFHRLRIDAPLRPEHRQPRKEGVFVTDCWDDIRELTSGYFAGEEALRTETGERFHLQQSPLALLLRIILSSSQVGDWVLDPFAGTGTTGVVAEQLGRHCVLIENAPRNVQMIRRRLEVQRPADSIERWRHYYRFTPNLEEIWPVDGIPVWGRETQKVLFEEQTNPCSLRL, from the coding sequence ATCTCCACCAGCTGTGCGAAAGACGGGAAGCGTTCCACCTCACCTTTCTGGACCCGCCTTTCAATCAAGGGAAAGACTACGACTTCTTTGAAGACAATCTTCCTCCGGAGTCCTACTGGCAGTGGATGGAGCAGGTATGTCAGCTGGTCTACCGCTGCTCCGCTCCGGGCGCGGCTATCTACTTCATGCAACGCGAGAAGAACGCCGAAGGTGCTGCGGGTATTGCGAGAGACGGGGTGGACGCTCCAGAACCTGATCATCTGGCTGAAGCGCACCTCCGCCGTGCCTGTTCGAAACAGCTTTGGCAAGCAGTATCAAATCATCGCCTTCGCCACGAAGGGCGAGTCGCCGCGAGTTTTCCACCGCCTGCGTATCGATGCGCCGTTGCGCCCCGAGCACCGACAGCCGCGCAAAGAGGGGGTGTTTGTCACCGATTGCTGGGACGACATCCGCGAGCTGACTTCTGGCTACTTCGCGGGCGAGGAAGCTCTGCGCACCGAGACGGGGGAAAGGTTCCACCTGCAGCAATCGCCGCTCGCGCTGCTGTTGCGCATCATTCTGTCGTCGAGTCAGGTGGGCGATTGGGTGCTGGATCCGTTTGCCGGTACCGGTACCACCGGCGTCGTGGCAGAGCAGCTGGGGCGCCACTGCGTGCTTATTGAAAACGCCCCGCGCAACGTGCAGATGATACGCCGGCGACTGGAAGTCCAGCGTCCTGCGGATTCCATCGAGCGTTGGCGCCACTACTATCGCTTCACGCCGAATTTGGAGGAGATTTGGCCGGTAGATGGTATCCCTGTGTGGGGCAGAGAAACGCAAAAGGTACTCTTTGAGGAACAGACAAACCCCTGTAGCCTCAGGCTTTAG
- a CDS encoding OFA family MFS transporter: MKTVSLHVSARTFNRWLVVVGAILIQMSLGAVYIYSVFKPALKQRFPSWSQTELALPSQVVLACFAFSMPFFGKLQDRFGPRLVATLGGLLLGAGLISASFATSLWQFVLSYAVLGGIGIGAGYVCPVATCVKWFPDMRGLITGLAVAGFGAGALAFTPVAKALIASQGVMPTFMYLGLIFLVFVVLGAQVMVNPPPGYCPPGYVPADRHEPSEASAQREFTWREMLGTPQFWMLWATYFAGCTAGLMIIMNTTNIWLSTALLRAYDDTAVPHTVYANFVSQGALAVIVVSVLNAAGRVVWGKVSDIIGRRRTLVAIFLYAGTVMLLLNYLNSYALFLLGVASIGFCFGGFLALYPAVTADFFGTRHVGANYGVMFSAFGAGGLLGPWLAPRLMQVVEKVPYLPSDGTAAVLYEAGSYAPAFIISGAMCLLSAALLLRVHGWRK, encoded by the coding sequence ATGAAGACCGTTTCGCTTCATGTTTCAGCCCGAACGTTCAACCGCTGGCTGGTGGTGGTTGGCGCTATATTGATACAGATGTCGCTTGGAGCGGTGTACATCTACAGTGTGTTCAAGCCCGCTCTAAAGCAACGCTTTCCGAGCTGGAGCCAAACCGAACTGGCGCTGCCTTCACAAGTGGTGCTTGCCTGTTTTGCTTTCAGCATGCCCTTCTTCGGCAAGCTGCAAGATCGATTCGGTCCGCGGCTGGTAGCGACGCTGGGCGGTCTACTGCTGGGAGCGGGATTGATTAGCGCGTCGTTTGCTACCAGCCTGTGGCAGTTTGTGCTGAGCTACGCTGTGTTGGGCGGCATCGGTATTGGAGCGGGTTACGTCTGCCCGGTGGCGACCTGCGTCAAATGGTTCCCCGATATGCGCGGTCTCATTACAGGGTTGGCGGTAGCCGGGTTCGGAGCAGGGGCGCTGGCATTTACTCCGGTGGCTAAGGCTCTTATCGCCTCTCAGGGGGTGATGCCCACCTTCATGTATTTGGGTCTGATTTTTCTGGTCTTCGTGGTGTTGGGCGCACAGGTGATGGTGAACCCTCCACCCGGATACTGCCCGCCCGGCTATGTTCCCGCAGACCGCCACGAACCCAGCGAGGCTTCGGCACAGAGGGAGTTCACCTGGCGAGAGATGTTGGGGACACCACAGTTCTGGATGCTGTGGGCGACCTATTTCGCAGGATGCACTGCCGGCTTAATGATTATCATGAATACCACCAACATCTGGCTGTCCACTGCCCTGCTCCGTGCATACGACGATACGGCTGTGCCTCACACCGTGTACGCGAACTTCGTTTCTCAAGGGGCACTGGCGGTCATCGTCGTGAGTGTTCTGAATGCTGCCGGGCGCGTGGTATGGGGCAAGGTCTCCGACATCATCGGTCGACGGCGCACGCTGGTCGCAATCTTCCTGTACGCGGGCACAGTGATGCTGCTGCTAAACTACCTGAACAGTTACGCGCTGTTCCTGCTGGGTGTCGCTTCCATCGGCTTCTGCTTCGGTGGGTTCCTGGCGCTCTATCCCGCGGTGACGGCGGACTTTTTCGGGACGAGGCACGTGGGCGCGAACTACGGCGTGATGTTCTCGGCATTCGGCGCAGGTGGGTTGTTGGGTCCCTGGCTGGCTCCACGCCTGATGCAGGTGGTGGAGAAGGTTCCTTACCTACCATCCGACGGAACAGCCGCTGTCCTGTATGAAGCAGGCAGCTACGCACCCGCATTTATCATCTCGGGCGCCATGTGCCTTTTATCCGCCGCGCTATTGCTGCGTGTACACGGTTGGCGGAAATGA
- a CDS encoding hydrolase: MRHAQILQADRSVLVVVDMQEPFLRRIFERERVLQNCRLLIQTANILKVPVIATLQYAQKMGGVVPEIAEVLPQGCEPIDKMCFSCYGSEPFRAALMASERTQVVVCGVEAHICVMQTALDALGAGFQVQVAEDAVSSRSRENWQIAMRRLRHADVVVTCTESVVYEWLVQAGTDEFRQILPLVK, encoded by the coding sequence ATGCGTCACGCACAGATTCTGCAAGCCGACCGCTCGGTGCTGGTCGTGGTCGATATGCAGGAGCCGTTCCTGCGCCGCATCTTCGAGCGGGAGCGAGTGCTCCAGAACTGCCGGTTGCTCATTCAGACGGCAAATATCCTGAAGGTTCCCGTCATCGCCACTCTGCAGTATGCGCAGAAGATGGGCGGGGTCGTGCCCGAAATTGCGGAGGTGTTACCCCAGGGCTGCGAGCCCATAGACAAGATGTGCTTCAGCTGCTATGGCTCGGAGCCGTTCCGCGCGGCACTCATGGCAAGCGAACGCACCCAGGTGGTCGTGTGCGGTGTGGAAGCGCACATCTGCGTCATGCAGACGGCGCTCGATGCACTCGGCGCGGGCTTTCAGGTGCAGGTGGCAGAGGACGCTGTGAGCTCGCGCTCGCGGGAGAACTGGCAAATCGCCATGCGCCGTTTGCGCCATGCGGACGTGGTGGTGACGTGCACCGAGTCGGTCGTCTATGAGTGGCTGGTTCAGGCGGGCACCGACGAGTTCCGGCAGATACTGCCGCTGGTGAAGTAA
- the bcp gene encoding thioredoxin-dependent thiol peroxidase: protein MSVVEGQIAPDFTLPATDGSTVRLSDLRGKKVVLYFYPKDDTPGCTKEACAFRDNLGVLQSMGVVVLGVSPDSLASHQKFAQKYGLPFPLLADEGAQVATTYGVWKEKKQYGRTYMGIERTTFLIDENGIVQRVFPKVKVDGHVEEVIEAIRSLEA from the coding sequence ATGAGCGTGGTTGAAGGTCAAATCGCCCCCGACTTCACCCTGCCAGCGACCGATGGCAGCACCGTGCGCCTGTCAGACCTGCGAGGCAAAAAGGTGGTTCTCTATTTCTACCCGAAAGACGACACGCCCGGCTGCACGAAGGAAGCGTGCGCCTTCCGCGATAATCTGGGGGTACTTCAGAGCATGGGAGTGGTGGTACTGGGCGTCAGTCCGGATAGCCTGGCTTCGCACCAGAAGTTTGCGCAGAAGTATGGGTTGCCGTTTCCGCTGCTGGCGGATGAGGGAGCGCAGGTTGCTACCACCTATGGCGTCTGGAAGGAAAAGAAACAGTATGGACGTACGTATATGGGTATCGAACGCACCACCTTCCTGATTGACGAAAACGGTATCGTGCAGCGCGTCTTTCCGAAAGTAAAAGTGGACGGCCACGTCGAAGAGGTCATTGAGGCAATCCGTTCTCTGGAGGCATGA
- a CDS encoding MFS transporter — MSHIATAPAAVRRNIIAIIGDVAFFMLGFSCMDPTTVMPQFLKELGASPQLIGLISGLRLLVLFAPQPYVAHRIHGRRRVKPFLVTACAIGRLPMFLLFLLIWAYGHHHTLALWAFVLFSLLFIGSDGFSIVPWTEIIGKAVPSNIRGRFFGAMQTVSSLAALGAPILVSTILNIRALTFPRNYALLILLMATGLLLSMLMLLLIQEPDTPPQEDPERTFVEHLRRIPALWRNDPALRWILTTQFLLAGGGVASSFYVLYARERFGLPESYVAIYLTAQTLGAVLTGPLWGWMADQVGAVRALRVVVALAVVPPLAALVMPVAWGFVLVFACLGALGWSLWNAFTNAILSVAPPSERPTYIALQQFMNLPATLTPFIGGVIVASAGYAAAFITTAAIVSLGALSARRIPLQH, encoded by the coding sequence ATGAGCCACATCGCCACTGCTCCTGCAGCCGTGCGTCGGAACATCATCGCCATCATCGGCGATGTGGCTTTCTTCATGCTGGGGTTCTCCTGCATGGACCCCACGACGGTCATGCCGCAGTTCCTGAAGGAGCTGGGCGCGTCGCCACAGCTGATTGGGCTGATTAGCGGGTTACGTCTGCTGGTGCTATTCGCGCCGCAGCCCTATGTAGCGCACCGTATCCACGGCAGGCGGCGTGTCAAACCGTTTCTCGTCACCGCGTGCGCCATCGGCAGGTTGCCGATGTTCCTGCTGTTCCTGTTGATATGGGCGTACGGTCACCACCACACGCTGGCGTTATGGGCGTTCGTGCTGTTCAGCCTGCTGTTTATCGGCTCGGACGGCTTCAGCATCGTGCCCTGGACGGAGATTATCGGCAAGGCAGTGCCCTCAAACATTCGGGGACGTTTCTTCGGCGCGATGCAGACGGTCTCCTCGCTGGCGGCGCTGGGCGCACCCATACTGGTCAGCACCATCCTGAATATCCGCGCGCTGACCTTCCCGCGAAACTACGCCCTTCTGATACTGCTGATGGCTACGGGGCTGTTGCTGTCGATGCTGATGCTTCTGCTAATTCAGGAACCCGATACGCCGCCACAAGAAGACCCGGAGCGCACTTTTGTAGAGCACCTGCGGCGCATCCCTGCCCTGTGGCGCAACGACCCTGCCCTGCGCTGGATCCTCACCACGCAGTTTCTGCTGGCCGGGGGAGGCGTGGCTTCCAGCTTCTACGTGCTGTATGCGCGGGAGCGGTTTGGCTTGCCGGAGTCCTACGTGGCGATTTATCTGACCGCTCAGACGCTGGGGGCGGTGCTGACGGGTCCGTTATGGGGCTGGATGGCGGATCAGGTCGGCGCGGTTCGGGCGCTACGGGTGGTGGTGGCACTGGCGGTAGTGCCTCCGCTGGCGGCTTTGGTGATGCCCGTGGCGTGGGGGTTCGTACTCGTCTTTGCCTGTCTGGGCGCGCTGGGATGGAGCCTGTGGAACGCCTTTACCAATGCGATACTCTCCGTTGCGCCGCCGTCAGAACGTCCCACGTACATCGCGCTGCAGCAGTTCATGAACCTGCCAGCGACCCTCACCCCCTTTATCGGGGGAGTGATTGTGGCATCGGCGGGGTATGCCGCTGCTTTCATCACCACGGCGGCGATTGTATCGCTGGGCGCGTTGAGCGCACGACGCATCCCCCTTCAGCATTGA
- a CDS encoding DUF5916 domain-containing protein: MSPVRMMFSVRGIVWLVGGVLALAAGIASAPAEAELDAVVIPGRRFPQPPVIDGVLASGEWENAVEITAFWDFKDQREAQLPTRCLLAYTSEGIYAAFDCHDPEPDKILAQETRRGADLTKDDYVQLAVEPTGVNVEPYSFRVNARGAQDESIPGGSISNIRWRGDWKAAVSRNSNGWSAEIFVPFRILRIPRGQKELGVQLLRNVPRLNVQYVFPNTGTTLDLLKRARWTDLELPEVLPPPIILPYTQLDTTSGKTEWRSGLDIKWQMPGGLTSLLTLNPDFRNVAREVDSVSFSYVPRLVRETRPFFVEGDGFFPDTTLFYSGNVQAVDAALKSFGTVGRWNYGALFSRGADQWIAVGRLAYQMSTRSHAEVQFVRDDRPGVHATAMGGGAVFYPSFPDGFANVSVLYFRTSGQDMPTGEKIGLILWRQRGDGRISFGGQVYQISRGFAPTLGYAPEVGLRGYESMAIYNKRWDNRPVQLMDAGIVRNQRWKLDGGIYDDTLTGWVSVTLRNDMVYWLSASRYHRPPYLDRTISAMVGWNAHRLYNAGDVVITVGKVAGGDSLYWRFLQGVPFTERLRLMLHYEQSRIRYRDPNTPDRNLHQFIATLNYDIDPEHSIGGRYIGRGSGFGKFHEVNTLYLTYRQQVRRGTDIFLIFGDPNASSTQTRFAVKVMTPW, encoded by the coding sequence GTGAGCCCGGTTCGCATGATGTTCTCGGTTCGCGGGATTGTCTGGCTTGTCGGGGGGGTACTGGCTCTCGCCGCGGGAATAGCTTCTGCGCCCGCAGAAGCGGAGCTGGACGCGGTGGTCATCCCGGGCAGGCGGTTTCCACAGCCGCCGGTCATCGACGGCGTGCTCGCCTCCGGAGAGTGGGAGAACGCAGTGGAAATCACCGCTTTCTGGGACTTCAAAGACCAGCGTGAAGCCCAACTGCCCACCCGCTGTCTGCTGGCGTACACCTCCGAAGGAATCTACGCGGCGTTCGACTGTCACGACCCCGAGCCGGACAAGATTCTGGCGCAGGAAACCCGCCGCGGCGCCGACCTGACGAAGGACGATTACGTGCAGCTGGCTGTGGAGCCGACGGGAGTCAACGTCGAGCCCTACTCCTTCCGGGTGAACGCGCGCGGCGCACAGGACGAGAGCATCCCCGGCGGCAGCATCAGCAACATCCGCTGGCGTGGTGACTGGAAGGCAGCGGTCTCCCGAAACAGCAACGGTTGGTCCGCCGAAATCTTCGTGCCGTTCCGCATCCTGCGTATCCCGCGCGGGCAGAAGGAGCTGGGCGTGCAGTTGCTGCGCAATGTGCCTCGCCTCAACGTGCAGTACGTCTTTCCGAACACCGGCACTACCCTGGACCTGCTCAAACGCGCCCGCTGGACCGACCTGGAGCTGCCCGAGGTGCTGCCTCCTCCGATTATCCTGCCGTATACGCAGCTGGATACCACCTCCGGCAAAACCGAGTGGCGCAGTGGTCTGGACATCAAGTGGCAGATGCCCGGAGGGCTGACCTCTCTGCTTACCCTCAACCCCGACTTCAGGAACGTCGCGCGGGAGGTGGACAGCGTCTCCTTCAGCTACGTGCCCCGTCTGGTGCGCGAGACCCGTCCTTTCTTCGTGGAAGGAGACGGCTTCTTCCCCGACACCACCCTGTTCTACAGCGGTAACGTGCAGGCGGTGGACGCCGCGCTCAAGTCCTTCGGCACGGTGGGCAGGTGGAACTATGGCGCACTGTTCAGTCGGGGTGCAGACCAGTGGATAGCCGTTGGGCGGCTGGCGTACCAGATGAGCACGCGTTCCCATGCCGAGGTGCAGTTCGTCCGCGACGACCGCCCCGGCGTGCACGCCACGGCAATGGGAGGCGGAGCGGTGTTTTACCCCTCTTTCCCCGACGGCTTCGCCAACGTCAGTGTGCTGTACTTTCGCACCTCCGGGCAGGATATGCCCACCGGCGAGAAGATAGGACTGATTCTCTGGCGGCAGCGCGGGGATGGACGCATCAGCTTCGGGGGGCAGGTTTACCAGATATCGCGTGGTTTCGCGCCGACGTTGGGCTATGCGCCGGAGGTAGGACTGCGCGGTTATGAGAGCATGGCGATATACAACAAACGCTGGGACAACCGTCCCGTGCAGCTGATGGATGCGGGCATCGTGCGCAACCAGCGATGGAAGCTGGACGGCGGCATCTACGACGACACCCTCACCGGCTGGGTATCGGTAACCCTGCGCAACGACATGGTGTACTGGCTCAGCGCAAGCCGCTACCACCGTCCTCCCTATCTCGACCGCACCATCTCTGCCATGGTAGGCTGGAACGCGCATCGGCTGTACAACGCAGGCGATGTGGTCATCACGGTGGGTAAAGTCGCGGGGGGTGACAGCCTTTACTGGCGATTCCTGCAGGGCGTGCCCTTCACCGAGCGGCTGCGCCTGATGCTTCACTACGAGCAGAGCCGCATCCGCTACCGCGACCCAAACACGCCCGACCGCAACCTTCACCAGTTCATCGCCACGCTGAACTACGATATCGACCCCGAGCACAGCATCGGCGGGCGATATATCGGCAGGGGAAGCGGCTTCGGCAAGTTTCACGAGGTGAACACGCTATACCTCACCTATCGCCAGCAGGTACGCCGGGGCACCGATATCTTCTTGATCTTTGGCGACCCCAACGCCTCCAGCACGCAAACGCGCTTCGCGGTGAAGGTGATGACACCGTGGTAG
- a CDS encoding sugar phosphate isomerase/epimerase: MSMKIGVNRWTMPGDWSFEQCLKAAKEAGFDSIEFNMDEDGVLGFNAQESEVRQIAETAQRIGVELSSLSTGLGWRYPLTSPDPAVREKGMAAIRKQLQIASWLGVDTILVVPGVVNEETAYDEAYERAYSALRELLPDAERLGVRIGIENVWNKFLLSPLEMRQFVDELGSPYAGVYFDAGNVLVMGYPDQWIRILGRRIYRVHVKDFKTHIGNISGFCNPLQGNVPWTKVDEALRQVGYDGYITAEVEGYPGYPELGLKHIAESLKAVFQ; the protein is encoded by the coding sequence ATCTCGATGAAAATCGGCGTCAACCGATGGACGATGCCCGGCGACTGGTCGTTTGAACAGTGCCTTAAGGCGGCAAAGGAAGCCGGCTTCGACAGTATCGAGTTCAACATGGACGAAGACGGCGTTCTCGGCTTCAACGCGCAGGAGTCCGAAGTGCGCCAGATTGCAGAGACCGCACAGCGCATCGGGGTGGAGCTGTCCAGCCTCTCCACCGGTTTGGGCTGGCGCTATCCGCTAACCAGTCCCGACCCCGCTGTGCGCGAGAAAGGCATGGCTGCCATCCGCAAGCAACTGCAGATTGCCAGCTGGCTGGGTGTGGACACGATTCTTGTGGTGCCCGGCGTGGTGAACGAGGAAACCGCCTACGACGAGGCGTATGAGCGTGCCTACAGTGCACTGCGTGAGCTGCTGCCCGACGCCGAACGACTGGGCGTGCGTATCGGCATCGAGAACGTCTGGAACAAGTTCCTGCTCAGCCCGCTGGAGATGCGCCAGTTCGTGGACGAGCTGGGCAGTCCCTACGCGGGCGTGTATTTTGACGCAGGCAACGTGCTGGTGATGGGCTATCCGGACCAGTGGATCCGCATCCTCGGCAGGCGCATCTACCGCGTGCATGTGAAGGACTTCAAGACACACATCGGCAACATCAGCGGCTTTTGCAACCCATTGCAGGGCAATGTCCCCTGGACAAAGGTGGACGAAGCTCTGAGGCAGGTGGGCTACGATGGCTATATCACCGCGGAGGTAGAGGGTTACCCGGGCTATCCCGAACTGGGCTTGAAGCACATCGCTGAGAGCCTCAAAGCGGTTTTCCAGTGA